GCACCGATGGACATCCCGGCCGCCTCGGCCGCCGCCGCGTACCGCGGCACGGACATCGCGTCCGGGGCGAGCTGCGGCGCCAGGCCGGCGACCATGTACTGGCAGAACGTCTCCGACAACGGCTGCGCATGCCCCCGACGCAACCCGTAGAAGTCGTCGTCGAGCCACAGGTGCACCTGGTGATCGTCGTCGAACAGGGTCACCGACCAGCACGCGAAGGGGATCTCCGCCTTCAGGTGCGCCACCACCTGCCGACACGCCTCCTCGAACGCCTCCCACCGCGGGCCGGCCACCACGTCCATCCTCCGACCACCTCGTCCCAGGATGCGTCGCGCACCTGCCGTCAGGATCCTCTACGTTCCCCATCGCCCCGAGAAGGTCCGCCGTTGCCCCGTTCGGACGGTTTCGCGCGAGTCGTGGGTCACGTGGCGCGGTGCGGCACGCACGACGGGCGCGGCAGCCGGCTCGATGTGCGGCCCGATGGCACCGGTGGACGACGGTCGACGGCCCGTCAGGCCGACGGGGCCCGCCCCGGCCTCACCTCGTGGGCCACCCCGGCTCGACGGACACGCCGTCGACCACGGGCTGCCTCTACTGTGCAGCGATCGAGGAGCGGGGATGACGTGGACACGGATCGCCTGCACGAGCCGAGCACCGACGGGCGGGAGCGCGTCGTCGTGGTCGGGCTCGTCGCCACCCCACCGGACCACCCGGCCCGGATCGTCGACCTGCTGTCCGGCGAGCTCGCGGAGCTGCTGAGCACGCACGTCGACCGCCGGGTGCGGTGGGAGGTGCGCAGCGACTGGGGTGCGGTCGCCCCCCGCCGCGACGCCGGCCTCGGCGCGCTGCTCGACGACGTGGCGGAGCGCCGCGAGACCGCAGGGTGGGACATCACGATCTGCCTGACCGACCTGCCCCTGCACGTCTCGCGGCTGCCACTGGTCGCGCACTACTCGCTGCGTCGCCGCGTCGGGCTCGTCTCGCTGCCGGCGCTCGGCCTCGGACAGGTCACAGCGGCACCTGCCGCAGTGCTCGGTCTGGTCGAGGGCCTGGCCGTCGCGCTGGTCGACGACCGGTCCCGTCCCCGGGAGGAGGGGGTCGGGAGGCTGGTGGAGAGCGTCGCCCCCGTCCGCCGGGTGGTCGACGACGCCGACGACGGCGAGATCGGTTTCGTGTCCTCCCGCATCACCGGCGGGATGCGGCTGCTGGCGGGCATGGTGCGTGCCAACCGTCCCGGCCGGGCGCTGCTCGGGTTGTCCAAGCTCGTGGTCGGCGCGTTCGGCACGGCCGCCTTCGCCCTGACCACCAACACCATCTGGCAGATGGGCGCCGCCCTGGACGGCCCCCGGCTCACCCTGATCATGCTGCTCAGCCTCGTCGGCCTGGTCGTCTGGCTGATCGTCGCGCACGACCTGTGGGAGAGGGCGTCCGGCGAGACCCCACGCGAGCTGGCCCGCCTGTTCAACGCGGGCACCGCCCTCACCCTGGGCCTCGCGACCTGCGTCTCCTACCTGGTGCTGTTCGCCGGAACCGTCACCGCGGCCGCGCTCCTCATCGACCCGACCGTGCTGTCCCAGAGCCTGGGCCGGCCGGCCGGCCCGGCCGACTACGCGGTGCTCGCGTGGATCATCACCTCGTTGGCCACGGTGGGCGGCGCCGTCGGCTCCGGTCTCGAGGACGAGGACAGCGTGCGCACCGCCGCCTACGGCTACCACCCGACACCCACCGGCCGGCGCGACGACACCGTGCAGGACGGCGGACCGGGCGGCCCGTAGCGGCGCAGTCGGCGTGCGCACGCTCCGGGGGCCCCACCGCCGAGCCCCGTCAGCCGGTCGGGCCGACGAGCTTCCAGCCGTCCTGCCACGGCCATCCGTTGCTGATGTTGAGCCTGATGTTCAGCATCGCCATCGCCTCCAGCGCCCTCGCCATGATCAGCTCGCCGGCGTCGACCGGTCGGAACCCCATCGAGGCGACCAGGTCCAGGACCGCCTTCCTGGCCTGCTCGTCGTCGCCCGCGACGAAGCCGTCGAGCTGCACGCCGTCGACGACCGGGTCCGCCTGACGCGCGGCCAGTGCGGTGTTGAACGCCTTGACCACGTGCGCCGCGGGCACCCGGGCCGCGGTGGCCTCGGCGTTGGACGTCCCGTCGAGCTGCTGCGGATCCATCCGGTTGGTGACGTCGACCACGATCTTGCCGTCCACCGCCCGGCCGAGCTCGTCCAGGATCGGACCGACCGCGTCGTGGTGGACGGCGAGCACGATCACCTGTGCGGCATCCGCCGCGGTCCGGTTCGAGCCGGCCGCCGTGGCGCCGGTCGCGCCGGCCGTGGCCCTGGCCGTCTCGGCGTCGACGTCACTGACCCACACGGTGTGCCCCGCACGCACCATCGACGAGGCCAACGCCCGTCCGACCGTGCCCGCTCCGATCATCGCGATATCCATGCCCCGCACGGTGCCCGGCCCGCCGCCCGCCGTCCTCGGCCCGGTGGATCGATCCGTCGCCTCCCCGGACGGCCCGGTGGATCGATGCCGGTCCGCGGGGCCTCGGCAGCCCGCGTGGCGAACGGACGCCGCATGCGGTCCGTCCCGGCACGGCGGGCCGAGGCCCCACCGGCCGCTTCGCCCCGCCGAGCCGTCGCCGCGCCGCCCCGCCACGGAGACGCTGATGCCCGTCCATCGGTCGAACGGCATCTGGGAGACGCACATGGCACACGCACTCGAGGGCAAGCGGATCGCGATCCTGGCCACCGACGGGGTGGAGCGGGTCGAGCTGGAACAGCCCCGCGGGGCGCTCTACGGCGCGGGCGCGTCCAGCGACCTGCTGTCGATCCACCCGGGGGAGATCCAGGCCCGGCAGTTCGACCTGGTGTCGGCGGGGACGTTCTCCGTCGACCGGCTCGTGACCGACGCCTCCGTCGACGAGTACGACGCGCTGCTCCTGCCCGGCGGCACCGTCAACCCCGACGGGCTGCGGATCAACTCCGACGCCGTCGGGTTCATCCGGTCCTTCGTCGCCACCGGCAGGCCCGTCGCGGCCATCTGCCACGGGCCGTGGACGCTGATCGAGGCCGACGTCGTCCGCGGTCACCGGTTCACGTCCTGGCCCAGCCTGTGGACCGACCTGCGCAACGCCGGTGCCGAGGCCCTCGACGAGGAGGTCGTCGTCGACGGGCAGTTCACCACCAGCCGCTCGCCGGCCGACCTGCCCGCCTTCTGCGCGGCCGTCGTGGAGCAGTTCGCGAGGTCGCGGGTGCCGAGCTGACGAGGAACGGCACCGCGGGTCGTCGTCCCGTCAGCGCAGTCGACGGCCCACGCACCGACCCGGCAGGCCGGTGCCCGGAGCGGGACCGCGAGCCAGGCTGGTCCCCACGACGAGCAGCGAGGAGACCGTGATGGCGGACAATCGTGCGGTGGTCTACCGGGGTCCGGGCACGGTGACCGTCGAGACGGTCGACTACCCCGGGCTGGTCCTGCGACCGGGCCCGGGCGTCCCGGCCGGCAACGAGAACCGCAGGTGCCCGCACGGCGTGATCCTGAAGGTCGTGGCGTCCAACATCTGCGGCAGCGACCAGCACATGGTCCGCGGACGCACGACCGCGCCGGTCGGGCTGATCCTCGGCCACGAGATCACCGGCGAGGTCGTCGAGAAGGGGCCCGACGTCGAGAACCTCGCCGTCGGCGACATCGTCTCGGTGCCGTTCAACGTCTCCTGCGGGCGCTGCCGCACCTGCCACGAGGGCGACACCGGGATCTGCCTGAACGTCAACCCCGAGCGTCCCGGCGGCGCCTACGGCTACGTCGACATGGGCGGCTGGCCCGGTGGTCAGGCCGAGTACGTGATGGTGCCCTACGCGGACTGGACCGCGCTGCGCTTCCCCGACCGGGACCAGGCGCTGGCGAAGATCCGCGACCTGGCGATGCTCACCGACATCTTCCCGACCGGGTACCACGGCTGCGTCACGGCAGGCGTGGGCACCGGCTCGACGGTCTACGTCGCCGGGGCCGGACCGGTCGGTCTCGCCGCGGCGACCTCGGCGTTCCTGCTCGGGGCCGCGGTGGTGATCGTCGGCGACATGAACGCCGAGCGGCTCGCGCACGCGCGCAGCTTCGGGTGCGCCACCCTGGACCCCTCGGCGGGCCCGCTGCCCGACCAGATCGCCGAGATCCTGGGCGTGCCCGAGGTGGACGCCGCCGTCGACTGCGTCGGCTTCGAGGCCAGGGCCCACACCGAGGACGGCCGCGAGGCGCCGGCGACGGTGCTCAACAGCGCGATGGAGATCACCCGGGCGGGTGGGCGGATCGGCATCCCCGGGCTGTACGTGACCGACGACCCCGGCGCCGCCGACGAGGCCAGCAGGGTCGGTGCGCTGTCGATGCGGTTCGGGCTGGGCTGGGCCAGGTCCCACTCCTTCGCGACCGGCCAGTGCCCGGTGCTGCGCTACAACCGCGGGCTGATGATGGCGATCCTCAACGACCGGGTGCAGATCGCCCGCAACGTCAACGCCACGGTCATCCCCCTGGACGGGGCGCCGGACGGCTACGCGCAGTTCGACGCCGGCGTCCCGCGGAAGTTCATCCTCGACCCGCACGGCATGATCCCGGCCACCTGACGAGCGGGGGGTCTGCCGGCCCGTCCGGCGGGCGGGGGCCCGCGAGACCCTCGCCCCCCCCGGTCACGGGTCGCCGGCGACCCCCTGCCGCCCGCGACCGGGCTCGACCGTGCGGACACCCGCCCCATCGCCCGGCCGGACCGGTCGTCGGGCGAGCGGGCCGACGACCACGACCGGGCAGTCGGCGTGGCGCACGAGTGCCGTGCTCACCGACCCGAGCAGGGCCGACGGCTCCGAGCACCGTGCGCGCCGGCGGGGTACCCGACGACGAGCTCCCGTTCGACCTCGGCACCGGGGGTGTGCGACGCGCCGAGCGCCCCCGCTCCGGCCGGCGCGTGCTCCCCGAGCCGTCGGTGCCCGCCACCGCGGTGCGGTCCGGGCCGAAGGTCCCGCATCCGGGGCCGGACGAACCTGGCGGCGGCCGCGCGGCCCACCGAGGCTGGACCGGTCGGCACCACACCCACCACGAGGAGAGTGATCGCGTGCCACCGATACCGACGGCCGCCCTCGACGAGGCGCTGCACGCCCCGTCGGTGCACAACTCGCAGCCGTGGCGCTGGCGGATCACCCCGGATGCGGTCGAGCTGCACGCCGACCCCGACCGGCACCTCCAGGTGACCGACCCGGACCGTCGCGATCTCGTCCTCAGCTGCGGGGCGGCCCTGCACCACCTGACCGTCGCGCTGGCCGCGCACGGCGCCGCCGCGGTCGTCGACCGGCTGCCCGATCCCGAGGACTCCACGCACCTCGCGTCCGTGTCGATCGGACCGGGACGACCCGACGCCGTCGACGCCGGCCTGTTCCCGGCCATCTCCGCCCGCCGGACCGAGCGGCGGCGGATGAGCCACCGACCCGTGCCCGTCAAGCTGCTGGGACGACTGGCCGAGCACGCCCGCCGGGCGGGGGCCCTCCTGGTGCCCGTCAGCGGACCGGTCGCCCGGGACCGGCTCGCCCTGGCCCTCGACGACGCCGGCCGGCTGCAGCGGTCCGTCCCGGGCTACCCGGCCGAGCTGCGCCTGTGGACCCACCGCCTCCCCGCCGCCAGCGACGGGATCCCGGCCACGGCGACGACCGCGAGGCTCCGCCGCGACAGCTCGCCCCCGCTGCGCGCCTTCCCCGGCGGGCGGCTGCGCGAGCGACGCCAGCTCACCGGGCACGGCGGCACCGACGACGCCGCCGAGTTCGTGGTCGTGGCCACCGCGCAGGACCGGGTCCTCGACCGACTCCGTGCCGGCGAAGCCCTCAGCGCCGTGCTGCTGGCCGCCACGCTCGCCGGTCTGGCGACCACCCCGCTCAGCCAGGCGACCGAGGTCGCGACGGTCCGGGACGCGCTGCGCACCCGCGTCCTGCACGTCCCGGAGCACCCGCAGATCGTCCTGCGCCTGGGGTGGCCCGCCACCCACGCCGACCCGCTCCCCGCCACCCCGCGCCGCCCGCTGCGGTCGGTCCTCCTGCCCTGAGGGCGCCGGGTCCCGGACGTCGGAGCGGTTCCGCGATGCCCCGTTCCTCCGCGCCCTGCGCAGACGCGGTCCCGGCGCGTGCCGGCGACGGGCAGGGCCGATGGTCCCGACCCGCGCCGGCGCCCGTCCCGGGAAGACCGGCCGGTGGACGGTGGTCGCGGCGACGGGTCACGCACACGCTGGAGGTCCGAGCAGACCGTCGGATCGAAGCGGGGTGGGACCGATGCGGGTCCGGGTGGGCATCAACGGCATGGGACGCATCGGGCGCAGCGTGCTCCGTGCGTCCCTCGACCGGGACGAACCCGGTTTCGAGATCGTCGCGGTCAACGACCTCGCCCCGCCCGAGACCATCGCGCACCTCCTGCGCCACGACTCCACCTACGGTGAGTGGCGACGCCGCATCGACGTGTCCGACGGGTACCTCACCGTCGACGACCGGGCGGTGCGGGCGACGCAGGAGCCCGACCCGACCCGGCTGGGCTGGGACGCGGTGGGCGTCGAACTCGTCGTCGAGGCCACCGGACGCTTCCGCTCCCGTGGCGACGTCGGCGGCCACCTCACCGCGGGTGCCCGCAAGGTGGTCGTCACGGCCCCGGGGCACGACCTCGACGCCACGATCGTCATGGGGGTCAACCAGGACGTCTACGACGCCGTCGACCACCACCTCGTCTCCAACGCCTCGTGCACCACCAACTGCGCCGCACCGATGGCCCAGGTCCTGCACCACGCCTTCGGCATCGAGCAGGGCCTGCTCACGACCGTGCACAGCTACACGAGCGACCAGAACCTCGTCGACGCCCCGCACCGCGACCTGCGCCGGGCCCGCTCCGCCGCCGTCAACATCATCCCCACCAGCACCGGAGCGGCACGCGCGATCGGCGAGGTGCTGCCCGAGCTGGCCGGCAGGCTCGACGGGGTCGCGCTGCGCGTGCCCGTCGTCGACGCGTCGCTGGTGGACCTGACCGTCCTGCTGAGCGGCACCGCCACCGCCACCGCCGGGCAGGTCAACCGGGCCTTCCGCACCGCCGCCGACGGCCCGCTCAAGAACGTCATGCGGTGCACGGACGAACCGCTGGTGTCGCGCGACGTCATCGGGGACCCCGCCTCGTGCGTGATCGATCTCGGCCTGACCCAGGCCACGGGGAGCCTGGTCAAGGTCTTCGGCTGGTACGACAACGAATGGGGCTACACGCAGCGCACCGTCGACCTGGCGGACCTGATGGCCCGCACCATGCCGGACAGGACCTGACGATGCACGAGCGACCCGGGGGCCGGACCGACGTCGTGGTCGGTGTGGACGACAGCGACCACGCGCTCCACGCCGTGGGCTGGGCCGCCGCGGAGGCGCGGCTGCGCGGGGCGTCACTGCGGATCGTGCACGCCGGCACCGCCGGTCCGGGACCCCGTGGGGTTCTGGCCCGGGCCGTCACCGTGGCCCGGCGCGCCGAACCCGGACTCGCCGTGTCGACCACCCTCTCCCCGGCGGAGCCGGTCCTCGCCCTCCTCGACGCGGCATCGGCCGCCGCCCTGCTGGTGGTCGGGATGGGTGGGAGCGTCGACCGGGTCCTCGTGAGCTCGGTGGCGTTGGACGTCAGCACCCGGGCCGCGTGCCCCGTCGTGGTGGTCCGCGGAGGGCCCGTGCCGCCGCACGGCCCGGTGCTCGTCGGCGTCGACACCGTCGAGGGCGACGCGCCCGCGCTGACCGTCGCCTTCTGCGACGCCCGCCGGCACGGTGGGCGGGTGGCTGTGCTGCACTCCCGCGCCGTCGCCACTGCGCCGGTCCTGCCGGCGGCCGAGCTCGCTGCCGACATCGAGGCCCGGAACCGGTTGTGCGGTGAGCTGAGCCCGTGGACCGCGCGGTTCCCCGACGTTCCGGTCGAGGTGAGCGTGGTGCACGACCTCCCGGCCACGGCCCTGCTCCGAGCCGCGGAGGGCGCACGGCTGCTGGCGGTCGGGACTCGGGGGCACGGCGCCTACGCGCGGGCGCTGTTCGGGTCGACGAGCCGTGAGGTGCTGCGACGCAGCCCGGTGACCGTCGTGGTCGTGGACCCCGTCGCGGCCGTCCACGTGGCTCAGGACGCCCAGACCTCGCAGGCGGCCACCGCGGGCCTGGACCACCCGCACGACCGCAGCGTCCTGTTCTGAAGCGCCGTGGCCGCCCGTCCGCGAGCCGGGCGGCGGAGCCCTGAGCCGGGCCGCGACGCAGCGAGGCCGTGCGGCCCGGTCCCGCCGGGTCGGGAACACGAAACGGGCGGTTCCTCACGAAGAGGAACCGCCCGTTTCGACCGTCGGGACGACAGGATGTGAACCTGCGACCCCTTGAACCCCAGGCACACCGGACGGGCTCCTGACGTCCTCAGTGGAGAACGTTTCCGCAGCTCAGAGTCCATGCACGTCCAACCACGTCCGCCCGTTCCCCCGGCCGTAGTCACTCAGTTGGTCACTCAGCCGACCCGTTCGCGATGCACGTGCCTCTCCGACCCTTCCGACGTCCCTCCTCGTCAGGAGCACACCCGCGAAAGGAGTGACGTGACCCCCGCTGGCCGTCTTCCACATCAGCAATGACCGCGCGATCGGTGAGAAGCTTGGTGGTCGCATCGACGCCGGTTCTGCACCGGCATTGGGCACCTGGAGACAACGCGGGCCGCGTGACCACGCACCGGCCACGCCCGACCACGCAGCAACACATGGCGGGATCTGCGCCTCGCCCACCAGCGGTGGAGGCGCGCCGACCACGGACCAGCCACGGAACCACCACGTTGAACGAATGTCGATCTACGGTTGCTCTTGACGACCTCGTATTCGATCAGTCGCCCGTCAGGATCCGCTCAGCACCGGGCGCGATGTCGCGGTGTGGCGCCACCAGGAGACCGCGCCTTGCCCGTGCTCCGCGAGACCGTCCGCCCGGGATCGGGTCCCTGCGGAGGGGTGGAGCAGAGCCGCCGGGTGCGGACCACCCAGCGCTACGGTGCCTCGTCGAGCGGATGAGCAGCAACTGCTACGTCGTGGGCGATCGAGCCCTTCAACCGGCACCAACCACTAGCGACCGGTCGGCGCATCGTCGCCTGGGCCTTGTCGATGGCGTTGGCCGCGCCCCGCTGTCTCCGCGGCGGCCGCGGTCGACGGAGTCGCGAGTCCGGCCGACCCGCGCTCTGTCGGGTCGTCATCGGGTCCGGCGGAGGATCTCGGCCCGGCACCCACAGGCTGCCCAGGCTCGACCCGGTCCGGGTCGGTCCCGCTCGATCACTACGTCCTGCGGGACCGACAAGAGCAGACGCCTCCCCGCGAAGCGATCGACGTCGCGGAGGCCCACCGGGTAGTTCGGCAGGGACCCAGTGACGTTGTCCTCTGATGCCACGGCCCAGACGGGGCAGACGATTGAGCTACGAGCTAGGGATGCGCCCGCGCCCGCGTCGCATTGCCCGATCCGTGTTCACGAGAGGTCCGCCATGGAGAAGTCTTCACTCACCGCGCTCGCCCGCCAACAGCTGGAGATCGCGGTGACCGCGCCGAGCGGACGCAGCGCGGCGACCGTCTACGGCGGCCACGAGCACGTGCTGCGCCAGACAGTGATCGCGCTGGTGTCCGGCCAGAAGCTCGACGAACACGCCAACCCCGGCGAGGCGACCGTGCACGTGCTGCACGGACGGGTCCGGCTCACCTCCGGCGACCTCGGATGGGAGGGCTCGCCCGGGGACCTGCTGATCGTGCCCGACGCCCGCCACGCCCTCGAATCGCTCGAGGACTCAGCGGTGCTGCTGACTGTGGCGAAGACGGGCTGACTCGACACCCGTACCGGTGGAGGAAGGCACGGAAGTGCGACCAGTGCTCGACCCGGATCTGTTCCCCGCCGACGTGGTGGCCCGACAACTGCTCGAGGTCGGTGACCGGCTCTGCCGGCAGTTCGCTGTCGACGGCGACCCCACCGCGGAATCGGTGCGCGAGCAGGTACGTCGGACCCGAGCCGAGTACGGCTCCCCCACGGTGATCGCCTACCTCCCGGTGCTGATCGAGCGCGAGCTCCGTCGCCACCTGGCGGTAGGTCCGCCGAACCGTCAGGAAGTTCGATCGAACGGAGAGGTGCAGGACATGACCGGGAAGAGCGGCCGCGTCGTGGTCGGGATGGACGGTTCACCGGGCTGCCGCGCAGCGCTCACGTTCGCGCTTCACGACGCCGCGCGGCGTGGAGCGGGCGTGGAGGTGGTAGCGGCGTTCGACACGGCAGAGACCCTCGCCGGGCTCTGCGGCGTACCGGTCGGCTCGATCGGATCCACGGAGCGGATCCACGACGACGTGCTCCAGGAGACCTCACGAATCGTCGACGAGGTCACCGCCGGGACGGCGGACGAACTGCCCCACCCTCCGCCGGTGACGGTCTCCGCCGTCGGTGGTGGCGCGGCCGCCGTTCTGACCCGCGCGGGCCGAGACGCCGACCTCCTTGTCGTCGGCAGTCGGGGCCGCGGGGGGGTTGCCAGCATGATGCTCGGG
This sequence is a window from Pseudonocardia petroleophila. Protein-coding genes within it:
- a CDS encoding 5,10-methylene-tetrahydrofolate dehydrogenase → MDTDRLHEPSTDGRERVVVVGLVATPPDHPARIVDLLSGELAELLSTHVDRRVRWEVRSDWGAVAPRRDAGLGALLDDVAERRETAGWDITICLTDLPLHVSRLPLVAHYSLRRRVGLVSLPALGLGQVTAAPAAVLGLVEGLAVALVDDRSRPREEGVGRLVESVAPVRRVVDDADDGEIGFVSSRITGGMRLLAGMVRANRPGRALLGLSKLVVGAFGTAAFALTTNTIWQMGAALDGPRLTLIMLLSLVGLVVWLIVAHDLWERASGETPRELARLFNAGTALTLGLATCVSYLVLFAGTVTAAALLIDPTVLSQSLGRPAGPADYAVLAWIITSLATVGGAVGSGLEDEDSVRTAAYGYHPTPTGRRDDTVQDGGPGGP
- a CDS encoding NADPH-dependent F420 reductase; translated protein: MDIAMIGAGTVGRALASSMVRAGHTVWVSDVDAETARATAGATGATAAGSNRTAADAAQVIVLAVHHDAVGPILDELGRAVDGKIVVDVTNRMDPQQLDGTSNAEATAARVPAAHVVKAFNTALAARQADPVVDGVQLDGFVAGDDEQARKAVLDLVASMGFRPVDAGELIMARALEAMAMLNIRLNISNGWPWQDGWKLVGPTG
- a CDS encoding type 1 glutamine amidotransferase domain-containing protein, with translation MAHALEGKRIAILATDGVERVELEQPRGALYGAGASSDLLSIHPGEIQARQFDLVSAGTFSVDRLVTDASVDEYDALLLPGGTVNPDGLRINSDAVGFIRSFVATGRPVAAICHGPWTLIEADVVRGHRFTSWPSLWTDLRNAGAEALDEEVVVDGQFTTSRSPADLPAFCAAVVEQFARSRVPS
- the fdhA gene encoding formaldehyde dehydrogenase, glutathione-independent, whose protein sequence is MADNRAVVYRGPGTVTVETVDYPGLVLRPGPGVPAGNENRRCPHGVILKVVASNICGSDQHMVRGRTTAPVGLILGHEITGEVVEKGPDVENLAVGDIVSVPFNVSCGRCRTCHEGDTGICLNVNPERPGGAYGYVDMGGWPGGQAEYVMVPYADWTALRFPDRDQALAKIRDLAMLTDIFPTGYHGCVTAGVGTGSTVYVAGAGPVGLAAATSAFLLGAAVVIVGDMNAERLAHARSFGCATLDPSAGPLPDQIAEILGVPEVDAAVDCVGFEARAHTEDGREAPATVLNSAMEITRAGGRIGIPGLYVTDDPGAADEASRVGALSMRFGLGWARSHSFATGQCPVLRYNRGLMMAILNDRVQIARNVNATVIPLDGAPDGYAQFDAGVPRKFILDPHGMIPAT
- a CDS encoding universal stress protein: MARDHSPRGGCGADRSSLGGPRGRRQVRPAPDAGPSARTAPRWRAPTARGARAGRSGGARRVAHPRCRGRTGARRRVPRRRARCSEPSALLGSVSTALVRHADCPVVVVGPLARRPVRPGDGAGVRTVEPGRGRQGVAGDP
- a CDS encoding Acg family FMN-binding oxidoreductase gives rise to the protein MPPIPTAALDEALHAPSVHNSQPWRWRITPDAVELHADPDRHLQVTDPDRRDLVLSCGAALHHLTVALAAHGAAAVVDRLPDPEDSTHLASVSIGPGRPDAVDAGLFPAISARRTERRRMSHRPVPVKLLGRLAEHARRAGALLVPVSGPVARDRLALALDDAGRLQRSVPGYPAELRLWTHRLPAASDGIPATATTARLRRDSSPPLRAFPGGRLRERRQLTGHGGTDDAAEFVVVATAQDRVLDRLRAGEALSAVLLAATLAGLATTPLSQATEVATVRDALRTRVLHVPEHPQIVLRLGWPATHADPLPATPRRPLRSVLLP
- the gap gene encoding type I glyceraldehyde-3-phosphate dehydrogenase, with the translated sequence MRVRVGINGMGRIGRSVLRASLDRDEPGFEIVAVNDLAPPETIAHLLRHDSTYGEWRRRIDVSDGYLTVDDRAVRATQEPDPTRLGWDAVGVELVVEATGRFRSRGDVGGHLTAGARKVVVTAPGHDLDATIVMGVNQDVYDAVDHHLVSNASCTTNCAAPMAQVLHHAFGIEQGLLTTVHSYTSDQNLVDAPHRDLRRARSAAVNIIPTSTGAARAIGEVLPELAGRLDGVALRVPVVDASLVDLTVLLSGTATATAGQVNRAFRTAADGPLKNVMRCTDEPLVSRDVIGDPASCVIDLGLTQATGSLVKVFGWYDNEWGYTQRTVDLADLMARTMPDRT
- a CDS encoding universal stress protein codes for the protein MHERPGGRTDVVVGVDDSDHALHAVGWAAAEARLRGASLRIVHAGTAGPGPRGVLARAVTVARRAEPGLAVSTTLSPAEPVLALLDAASAAALLVVGMGGSVDRVLVSSVALDVSTRAACPVVVVRGGPVPPHGPVLVGVDTVEGDAPALTVAFCDARRHGGRVAVLHSRAVATAPVLPAAELAADIEARNRLCGELSPWTARFPDVPVEVSVVHDLPATALLRAAEGARLLAVGTRGHGAYARALFGSTSREVLRRSPVTVVVVDPVAAVHVAQDAQTSQAATAGLDHPHDRSVLF
- a CDS encoding cupin domain-containing protein codes for the protein MEKSSLTALARQQLEIAVTAPSGRSAATVYGGHEHVLRQTVIALVSGQKLDEHANPGEATVHVLHGRVRLTSGDLGWEGSPGDLLIVPDARHALESLEDSAVLLTVAKTG
- a CDS encoding universal stress protein, with protein sequence MEEGTEVRPVLDPDLFPADVVARQLLEVGDRLCRQFAVDGDPTAESVREQVRRTRAEYGSPTVIAYLPVLIERELRRHLAVGPPNRQEVRSNGEVQDMTGKSGRVVVGMDGSPGCRAALTFALHDAARRGAGVEVVAAFDTAETLAGLCGVPVGSIGSTERIHDDVLQETSRIVDEVTAGTADELPHPPPVTVSAVGGGAAAVLTRAGRDADLLVVGSRGRGGVASMMLGSVGLQCVLHASCPVTVVHPPVGVGPV